From Butyricimonas paravirosa, one genomic window encodes:
- a CDS encoding glycoside hydrolase family protein, with translation MRSKLFALWLLAFSFVPGLFAQTGISPPDAGLFNKAVACIKEAEGWHGNHLPYVGYGHKILPHEKLTTDMTEAQADSLLRADLRKLHKMCSRFGKDALLVATLAYNVGYYRLVGYGKIPKSRLIQKLESGNRDIYEEYISFRCYKGKVVPSIERRRKKEFELLYIH, from the coding sequence ATGAGAAGCAAACTGTTTGCCCTTTGGCTTTTGGCCTTTTCCTTTGTTCCCGGGCTGTTTGCCCAGACTGGGATTTCCCCACCGGATGCCGGGCTGTTCAACAAGGCGGTGGCCTGTATCAAGGAAGCGGAAGGCTGGCACGGAAACCATCTGCCTTATGTAGGGTACGGCCACAAAATTCTTCCCCACGAGAAACTGACGACCGATATGACGGAAGCGCAGGCGGATTCACTGTTGAGAGCCGATTTGAGGAAATTGCATAAGATGTGCAGCCGCTTCGGAAAAGATGCCCTCCTGGTCGCAACGCTGGCCTATAATGTCGGATATTACCGGTTGGTCGGGTACGGGAAGATACCGAAAAGCAGGTTGATCCAAAAGTTGGAATCCGGCAACAGGGATATTTACGAGGAGTATATCTCGTTCCGATGCTATAAGGGAAAGGTGGTGCCGAGCATCGAGCGACGACGGAAGAAAGAGTTTGAATTGTTGTATATACATTAA
- a CDS encoding conjugal transfer protein TraO, whose translation MKKYMFIVVAAMLVLFGGQANAQRCLPGMRGIELRGGFTDGFGKPVDFYTGIAMSTYTKHANRWVVGAEYLQKSYGYRNMQIPRAQFTLEGGYFLKFLSDPSKTFFLSIGGSALAGYETVNWGDKQLPDGSLLTTKDAFIYGGAVTLELESYITDRIVLLASIRERCLWGSKVRLFSTQFGLGVKFIIN comes from the coding sequence AGTTGCGGCAATGCTTGTCCTCTTCGGGGGACAGGCAAACGCCCAACGCTGTCTGCCCGGTATGCGGGGGATAGAACTGAGGGGAGGTTTCACGGACGGTTTCGGCAAGCCGGTGGATTTCTACACGGGTATCGCGATGTCGACCTATACCAAGCACGCGAACCGTTGGGTGGTCGGTGCGGAATATCTTCAGAAGAGCTACGGATACCGAAATATGCAGATTCCCCGTGCCCAGTTCACGCTGGAGGGCGGCTATTTCCTGAAATTCCTCTCCGATCCGTCCAAGACCTTCTTCCTTTCCATCGGCGGCTCCGCCCTTGCCGGTTATGAAACGGTGAACTGGGGCGACAAACAGTTACCCGACGGCTCGCTGCTCACGACAAAGGACGCCTTCATCTATGGAGGGGCGGTCACGCTGGAATTGGAGAGTTACATTACCGACCGTATCGTGCTACTCGCCTCCATTAGAGAGCGCTGTCTCTGGGGCAGCAAGGTGAGACTGTTCAGTACGCAGTTCGGCCTGGGCGTCAAATTTATCATCAATTAA
- a CDS encoding DEAD/DEAH box helicase yields MNGMDYIQQILNDDDINMLLQKSNQTYHLQSICINNSNFTSSDIELSCRLAFLLIGLSFHENTNLKWAEHAYKLLKNVHIEEKEDREIFDKIMGYELDNVSLIYYFYLSSLALILDKTISARLDLKQFVDFKDVESSWSQRVLAGIFKALFFLIRKSDGFEDIRRAISEISNLQKEQVKFEDQYLNQFDVQAQKEEALILVGLYHTSKALTETAEYLINGYNYKKRIDNVVRQHIDIALDLIPSDIRLRDFISIINKDLQSLIRNSIWNGTAFQDQIKKLCEFKSSHNILELLPSQRQAMQQNLFDVYANASIVQMPTSAGKTMLAEFNIVLTKSLRKDAKVVYVVPSRALVNQVYFDLRKDLSAIGFNVERTSSASEIDPTEADFLIADDVDVIVSTPEKLDLLIRRSHPSVEDVSLFIIDEAHTIENGERGARLELLIAMLRRERPNAKYMLLSPFLPGNTEALKDWLGGGNIINVDWRPSEKIVIGLKVTKAKATFNLLPSAYSFNLYQENEQVIKNPYQLVSTTPKDRILEFSCRHFSSKGKTELILCKGKGSANNVAEKIYSWIDDNINSDEIHLVQKYIDEELGCSTSFSKFLGKGVAVHHAGLSDETKLLTEHLIRQGLINYVCATTTIAEGVNFPVSSVYFDTYQRGRDNLLSANDFWNIAGRSGRTMVDDFGKIILPFNTHTNAETGKAILSKGAEELTSVLAKLFLDREYILETLIKKRGIEILMAEYTDAFSPIFQYFVHLLNVSNNELAVDIDELFKDSLVYFMLDNEQQRNKFIDLCKQIYLTIQARYADNIGVLKYADKTGFSVPSVLKIMLQKATNPAIADLDTWNVNVMFNRRNAENLTEKIKAISELRETGLGTDDTTAPFNPELVAKMIIRWVKGDKINAISSIHPHFTDNDADKRLTQFVSYMNQLRFKASWGLSALEGIVKGNEDEMKDSYIPSYVYYGVDNNPALAMRMLGIPRSLSLSLSQIITGSISDYSFTKLRNIINSLSLNDWDSLKPTRSKLSGEEWKHIVSILMK; encoded by the coding sequence ATGAATGGCATGGACTACATACAGCAGATTCTAAATGATGATGATATCAATATGCTCTTACAAAAGAGTAATCAAACATATCATCTTCAATCAATATGTATAAACAATTCGAATTTTACTTCGTCTGATATTGAATTATCTTGTCGCCTTGCATTTTTACTTATAGGTCTTTCATTTCATGAGAACACTAACCTAAAGTGGGCAGAACATGCTTATAAGCTATTAAAAAATGTACACATAGAGGAAAAGGAAGATAGGGAAATTTTTGACAAAATAATGGGCTATGAATTAGACAATGTTTCGTTAATATATTATTTTTATTTGTCAAGTCTTGCCCTTATTTTAGATAAAACTATTTCCGCCCGTCTTGATTTAAAACAATTTGTTGATTTCAAAGATGTTGAGTCGTCTTGGAGTCAACGTGTTTTGGCTGGTATTTTTAAAGCACTTTTTTTCTTAATTCGTAAAAGTGATGGGTTTGAAGATATTCGTAGAGCCATATCCGAAATCTCTAATCTACAAAAGGAACAAGTAAAATTCGAGGATCAATATTTGAACCAATTCGATGTTCAAGCACAAAAAGAAGAGGCTCTTATATTGGTTGGATTATATCATACCTCAAAAGCTTTAACAGAAACAGCTGAATATCTAATTAACGGATATAATTATAAAAAACGTATTGATAATGTTGTAAGACAACATATTGACATTGCATTAGACTTAATACCTTCGGACATCCGGTTAAGAGACTTTATCTCTATAATTAACAAAGACTTGCAATCTTTAATACGGAATTCCATTTGGAATGGGACAGCCTTTCAAGATCAAATTAAAAAACTTTGTGAGTTCAAAAGTTCTCATAATATATTGGAGCTTTTACCATCGCAAAGACAGGCTATGCAGCAAAATTTATTTGATGTCTATGCAAATGCTTCAATAGTGCAGATGCCAACAAGTGCCGGTAAGACTATGTTGGCAGAATTCAATATTGTTTTGACAAAATCTTTACGAAAAGACGCTAAGGTTGTATACGTCGTGCCATCCAGAGCATTAGTTAATCAGGTATATTTTGATCTACGTAAAGACTTATCCGCGATAGGCTTCAATGTTGAACGCACATCTTCTGCAAGTGAAATAGACCCGACTGAGGCCGATTTCTTGATTGCAGACGATGTTGATGTTATAGTTTCAACGCCAGAAAAATTAGATTTATTAATTCGCCGTTCTCATCCTTCCGTTGAAGACGTTTCGTTATTTATCATTGATGAGGCTCATACTATTGAAAACGGAGAACGAGGTGCACGACTGGAATTACTTATTGCTATGTTACGTCGAGAGAGACCCAATGCAAAATATATGCTTTTATCGCCGTTCCTACCTGGCAATACAGAGGCATTAAAAGACTGGCTTGGAGGAGGTAACATTATTAATGTAGATTGGAGGCCTTCTGAAAAAATAGTTATTGGATTGAAAGTAACTAAAGCCAAAGCTACATTCAATTTACTACCATCTGCTTATAGTTTCAATCTATATCAGGAGAATGAGCAAGTAATAAAAAATCCATATCAACTTGTATCAACAACTCCTAAAGATAGGATATTGGAATTTTCATGTCGTCATTTTTCCTCGAAAGGAAAAACGGAACTTATACTTTGCAAAGGTAAAGGTTCGGCTAACAATGTAGCAGAAAAAATCTATAGTTGGATTGACGATAATATTAATAGTGATGAAATTCATTTAGTCCAAAAATATATTGATGAAGAATTGGGATGCTCAACATCCTTTTCTAAGTTTTTAGGAAAGGGGGTTGCTGTTCATCATGCAGGCTTATCAGATGAAACTAAATTACTAACAGAACATCTTATTCGTCAAGGATTAATTAACTACGTATGTGCAACTACAACCATTGCTGAAGGTGTTAATTTTCCCGTATCTTCTGTTTATTTTGATACATATCAACGTGGTCGAGATAATTTATTATCAGCTAATGACTTTTGGAATATAGCAGGTAGATCTGGACGGACTATGGTAGATGATTTTGGAAAGATTATCTTACCATTTAACACTCATACGAATGCAGAAACAGGCAAAGCTATTCTTAGCAAAGGTGCAGAAGAATTAACAAGTGTTTTAGCGAAACTATTTCTTGATAGAGAATATATACTTGAGACATTGATAAAAAAAAGGGGAATAGAAATATTAATGGCTGAATATACCGATGCATTCAGCCCTATATTTCAATACTTCGTACATCTTTTAAATGTTTCCAACAACGAGCTTGCTGTAGATATTGATGAGCTTTTTAAGGATTCATTGGTGTATTTTATGCTGGATAATGAACAGCAAAGGAATAAATTCATAGATTTATGTAAGCAGATATATTTAACAATCCAAGCACGATATGCAGATAATATTGGGGTTTTGAAATATGCAGATAAGACAGGTTTTTCCGTTCCATCTGTTTTAAAGATTATGCTTCAAAAAGCAACAAATCCGGCTATTGCAGACTTAGACACATGGAATGTGAATGTAATGTTTAATCGAAGAAATGCTGAAAACTTAACAGAGAAGATCAAAGCTATTTCAGAATTAAGAGAAACGGGACTGGGAACTGATGATACGACAGCCCCATTTAATCCAGAATTGGTTGCAAAAATGATAATACGTTGGGTTAAAGGGGATAAAATAAATGCCATATCCTCAATCCATCCCCATTTTACAGACAATGATGCGGATAAACGCTTAACTCAATTTGTTTCATATATGAATCAGCTACGATTTAAAGCATCGTGGGGATTAAGCGCACTTGAAGGTATAGTAAAAGGAAATGAGGATGAAATGAAAGATTCATACATCCCATCTTATGTTTATTATGGTGTAGATAATA
- a CDS encoding DUF3872 domain-containing protein: MNTLNQKRVWSGLVSVLFVSLLACLFTACNDKIDVQQAFPFTVETMPVPTRLVLGETAEIRCELKRAGRFEDARYTIRYFQPNGKGSLLLDNGMKLLPNDRYPLDREVFRLYYTSGCTDRQTIDIYFEDNAGQVVLLSFSFNNENEEEEMTEVTEKSKDLPTMQIDTTPVRFPPDSPDEPFFTPLTMETGLYNKTAL; the protein is encoded by the coding sequence ATGAATACATTGAATCAAAAAAGAGTATGGAGCGGACTGGTGTCCGTCCTGTTCGTAAGCCTGTTGGCTTGTCTGTTCACAGCCTGCAACGATAAAATTGACGTGCAGCAGGCGTTCCCTTTCACCGTGGAAACCATGCCTGTGCCCACTCGTCTTGTGTTGGGCGAGACGGCGGAAATCAGGTGCGAGTTGAAGCGTGCCGGGCGTTTCGAGGATGCACGCTACACCATACGCTATTTCCAGCCGAACGGAAAAGGCTCGCTGCTTCTGGATAACGGCATGAAACTGCTACCCAATGACCGTTACCCGTTGGACCGTGAGGTGTTCCGCCTCTATTACACCTCCGGATGTACGGACCGGCAGACCATCGACATCTATTTCGAGGACAATGCAGGGCAGGTGGTATTGCTCTCTTTCTCCTTCAACAATGAAAATGAAGAGGAAGAGATGACCGAAGTAACGGAAAAGAGTAAAGACCTGCCGACCATGCAGATCGATACGACACCTGTTCGCTTCCCGCCCGATTCGCCGGATGAACCCTTTTTCACTCCGCTGACAATGGAAACCGGTCTTTACAACAAAACCGCCTTATGA